One Ooceraea biroi isolate clonal line C1 chromosome 6, Obir_v5.4, whole genome shotgun sequence genomic window carries:
- the LOC105285842 gene encoding uncharacterized protein LOC105285842 isoform X1 — protein sequence MILVETQYLSLNRILLLTLGLWPYERSKLIRLQLILLYSTVISFIIFQFTVFTTAKCSANLVIEILGIAFFFIFIMINYNSYYFNMDNVKHLLEQLQDMYDELTDEIEIAIIQKYWSMARRNTEVLTLILLCGIFVGVFNAFLPNILDAALSTNKSQSPSTLHIMTEYFIDQKKYFYLIMMHKEAASCIGVTAIVATGTMTMLYFQHACGMFMIASYRIEQATSSINLSDSNKRNKDLTCMGIIYAIDMHRKAMRFVNHILSAFHIYYFFMIAAAVISVSFISFRILEGLSSGCRIEQLLSPFLYLITLYIYMFLGNKTAQEITDHNNHVFATVCNIQWYIAPLHIQRLILFLLQRGTKAFNVVIGGLFVASLEGFATLISTSISYFTVIYSTER from the exons ATGATTCTCGTAGAGACGCAGTATTTGAGTCTCAATCGAATTCTTTTGCTTACGTTAGGTTTGTGGCCTTATGAACGATCCAAACTTATTCGTCTGCAGCTGATACTGCTGTATAGTACTGtgataagttttattatattccag ttTACGGTGTTTACCACTGCAAAATGTTCTGCAAATCTCGTTATCGAGATTCTTGGTAtcgcattttttttcatttttattatgataaattacaACTCATACTATTTTAATATGGATAAT GTAAAGCATTTATTGGAACAACTTCAGGATATGTATGATGAGTTAACAGACGAAATTGAAATCGccattatacaaaaatattggaGTATGGCAAGACGTAATACTGAAGTACTTACGC TGATACTCTTATGTGGCATATTTGTTGGTgtttttaatgcatttttacCAAATATTCTCGACGCTGCATTGTCTACAAATAAATCCCAATCTCCTTCAACATTACACATCATGacagaatattttatcgatcaaaaaaaatatttttatttaattatgatgCATAAAGAAGCAGCCAGCTGCATAGGAGTTACTGCTATAGTAGCAACGGGAACAATGACTATGCTGTACTTTCAACATGCTTGTGGAATGTTTATGATCGCCAG ttatcgCATCGAGCAAGCAACATCGAGCATTAATTTGTCAgatagtaataaaagaaataaggaTTTAACTTGTATGGGAATAATTTATGCCATTGATATGCATCGTAAGGCTATGAG GTTTGTGAATCATATACTGTCTgcttttcatatatattatttctttatgatTGCGGCCGCAGTGATTTCCGTGAGTTTCATTTCTTTTCGA ATTTTGGAAGGTCTATCCTCTGGATGTCGTATTGAACAACTACTATCAccattcttatatttaattaccctttatatatatatgtttctgGGCAACAAAACTGCGCAAGAAATCACGGATCATAATAATCACGTATTTGCTACtgt ATGTAACATTCAATGGTACATAGCTCCTTTACATATTCAGAGactaatattgtttttgttgCAAAGAGGTACCAAAGCTTTTAATGTAGTTATTGGTGGACTCTTTGTAGCATCCTTAGAGGGTTTTGCTACG TTGATAAGTACGTCGATATCTTACTTTACTGTCATATATTCTACGGAACGATAA
- the LOC105285842 gene encoding uncharacterized protein LOC105285842 isoform X5, which translates to MILVETQYLSLNRILLLTLGLWPYERSKLIRLQLILLYSTVISFIIFQVKHLLEQLQDMYDELTDEIEIAIIQKYWSMARRNTEVLTLILLCGIFVGVFNAFLPNILDAALSTNKSQSPSTLHIMTEYFIDQKKYFYLIMMHKEAASCIGVTAIVATGTMTMLYFQHACGMFMIASYRIEQATSSINLSDSNKRNKDLTCMGIIYAIDMHRKAMRFVNHILSAFHIYYFFMIAAAVISVSFISFRILEGLSSGCRIEQLLSPFLYLITLYIYMFLGNKTAQEITDHNNHVFATVCNIQWYIAPLHIQRLILFLLQRGTKAFNVVIGGLFVASLEGFATLISTSISYFTVIYSTER; encoded by the exons ATGATTCTCGTAGAGACGCAGTATTTGAGTCTCAATCGAATTCTTTTGCTTACGTTAGGTTTGTGGCCTTATGAACGATCCAAACTTATTCGTCTGCAGCTGATACTGCTGTATAGTACTGtgataagttttattatattccag GTAAAGCATTTATTGGAACAACTTCAGGATATGTATGATGAGTTAACAGACGAAATTGAAATCGccattatacaaaaatattggaGTATGGCAAGACGTAATACTGAAGTACTTACGC TGATACTCTTATGTGGCATATTTGTTGGTgtttttaatgcatttttacCAAATATTCTCGACGCTGCATTGTCTACAAATAAATCCCAATCTCCTTCAACATTACACATCATGacagaatattttatcgatcaaaaaaaatatttttatttaattatgatgCATAAAGAAGCAGCCAGCTGCATAGGAGTTACTGCTATAGTAGCAACGGGAACAATGACTATGCTGTACTTTCAACATGCTTGTGGAATGTTTATGATCGCCAG ttatcgCATCGAGCAAGCAACATCGAGCATTAATTTGTCAgatagtaataaaagaaataaggaTTTAACTTGTATGGGAATAATTTATGCCATTGATATGCATCGTAAGGCTATGAG GTTTGTGAATCATATACTGTCTgcttttcatatatattatttctttatgatTGCGGCCGCAGTGATTTCCGTGAGTTTCATTTCTTTTCGA ATTTTGGAAGGTCTATCCTCTGGATGTCGTATTGAACAACTACTATCAccattcttatatttaattaccctttatatatatatgtttctgGGCAACAAAACTGCGCAAGAAATCACGGATCATAATAATCACGTATTTGCTACtgt ATGTAACATTCAATGGTACATAGCTCCTTTACATATTCAGAGactaatattgtttttgttgCAAAGAGGTACCAAAGCTTTTAATGTAGTTATTGGTGGACTCTTTGTAGCATCCTTAGAGGGTTTTGCTACG TTGATAAGTACGTCGATATCTTACTTTACTGTCATATATTCTACGGAACGATAA
- the LOC105285842 gene encoding uncharacterized protein LOC105285842 isoform X2, with product MILVETQYLSLNRILLLTLGLWPYERSKLIRLQLILLYSTVISFIIFQFTVFTTAKCSANLVIEILGIAFFFIFIMINYNSYYFNMDNVKHLLEQLQDMYDELTDEIEIAIIQKYWSMARRNTEVLTLILLCGIFVGVFNAFLPNILDAALSTNKSQSPSTLHIMTEYFIDQKKYFYLIMMHKEAASCIGVTAIVATGTMTMLYFQHACGMFMIASYRIEQATSSINLSDSNKRNKDLTCMGIIYAIDMHRKAMRFVNHILSAFHIYYFFMIAAAVISILEGLSSGCRIEQLLSPFLYLITLYIYMFLGNKTAQEITDHNNHVFATVCNIQWYIAPLHIQRLILFLLQRGTKAFNVVIGGLFVASLEGFATLISTSISYFTVIYSTER from the exons ATGATTCTCGTAGAGACGCAGTATTTGAGTCTCAATCGAATTCTTTTGCTTACGTTAGGTTTGTGGCCTTATGAACGATCCAAACTTATTCGTCTGCAGCTGATACTGCTGTATAGTACTGtgataagttttattatattccag ttTACGGTGTTTACCACTGCAAAATGTTCTGCAAATCTCGTTATCGAGATTCTTGGTAtcgcattttttttcatttttattatgataaattacaACTCATACTATTTTAATATGGATAAT GTAAAGCATTTATTGGAACAACTTCAGGATATGTATGATGAGTTAACAGACGAAATTGAAATCGccattatacaaaaatattggaGTATGGCAAGACGTAATACTGAAGTACTTACGC TGATACTCTTATGTGGCATATTTGTTGGTgtttttaatgcatttttacCAAATATTCTCGACGCTGCATTGTCTACAAATAAATCCCAATCTCCTTCAACATTACACATCATGacagaatattttatcgatcaaaaaaaatatttttatttaattatgatgCATAAAGAAGCAGCCAGCTGCATAGGAGTTACTGCTATAGTAGCAACGGGAACAATGACTATGCTGTACTTTCAACATGCTTGTGGAATGTTTATGATCGCCAG ttatcgCATCGAGCAAGCAACATCGAGCATTAATTTGTCAgatagtaataaaagaaataaggaTTTAACTTGTATGGGAATAATTTATGCCATTGATATGCATCGTAAGGCTATGAG GTTTGTGAATCATATACTGTCTgcttttcatatatattatttctttatgatTGCGGCCGCAGTGATTTCC ATTTTGGAAGGTCTATCCTCTGGATGTCGTATTGAACAACTACTATCAccattcttatatttaattaccctttatatatatatgtttctgGGCAACAAAACTGCGCAAGAAATCACGGATCATAATAATCACGTATTTGCTACtgt ATGTAACATTCAATGGTACATAGCTCCTTTACATATTCAGAGactaatattgtttttgttgCAAAGAGGTACCAAAGCTTTTAATGTAGTTATTGGTGGACTCTTTGTAGCATCCTTAGAGGGTTTTGCTACG TTGATAAGTACGTCGATATCTTACTTTACTGTCATATATTCTACGGAACGATAA
- the LOC105285842 gene encoding uncharacterized protein LOC105285842 isoform X3 produces MILVETQYLSLNRILLLTLGLWPYERSKLIRLQLILLYSTVISFIIFQFTVFTTAKCSANLVIEILGIAFFFIFIMINYNSYYFNMDNDMYDELTDEIEIAIIQKYWSMARRNTEVLTLILLCGIFVGVFNAFLPNILDAALSTNKSQSPSTLHIMTEYFIDQKKYFYLIMMHKEAASCIGVTAIVATGTMTMLYFQHACGMFMIASYRIEQATSSINLSDSNKRNKDLTCMGIIYAIDMHRKAMRFVNHILSAFHIYYFFMIAAAVISVSFISFRILEGLSSGCRIEQLLSPFLYLITLYIYMFLGNKTAQEITDHNNHVFATVCNIQWYIAPLHIQRLILFLLQRGTKAFNVVIGGLFVASLEGFATLISTSISYFTVIYSTER; encoded by the exons ATGATTCTCGTAGAGACGCAGTATTTGAGTCTCAATCGAATTCTTTTGCTTACGTTAGGTTTGTGGCCTTATGAACGATCCAAACTTATTCGTCTGCAGCTGATACTGCTGTATAGTACTGtgataagttttattatattccag ttTACGGTGTTTACCACTGCAAAATGTTCTGCAAATCTCGTTATCGAGATTCTTGGTAtcgcattttttttcatttttattatgataaattacaACTCATACTATTTTAATATGGATAAT GATATGTATGATGAGTTAACAGACGAAATTGAAATCGccattatacaaaaatattggaGTATGGCAAGACGTAATACTGAAGTACTTACGC TGATACTCTTATGTGGCATATTTGTTGGTgtttttaatgcatttttacCAAATATTCTCGACGCTGCATTGTCTACAAATAAATCCCAATCTCCTTCAACATTACACATCATGacagaatattttatcgatcaaaaaaaatatttttatttaattatgatgCATAAAGAAGCAGCCAGCTGCATAGGAGTTACTGCTATAGTAGCAACGGGAACAATGACTATGCTGTACTTTCAACATGCTTGTGGAATGTTTATGATCGCCAG ttatcgCATCGAGCAAGCAACATCGAGCATTAATTTGTCAgatagtaataaaagaaataaggaTTTAACTTGTATGGGAATAATTTATGCCATTGATATGCATCGTAAGGCTATGAG GTTTGTGAATCATATACTGTCTgcttttcatatatattatttctttatgatTGCGGCCGCAGTGATTTCCGTGAGTTTCATTTCTTTTCGA ATTTTGGAAGGTCTATCCTCTGGATGTCGTATTGAACAACTACTATCAccattcttatatttaattaccctttatatatatatgtttctgGGCAACAAAACTGCGCAAGAAATCACGGATCATAATAATCACGTATTTGCTACtgt ATGTAACATTCAATGGTACATAGCTCCTTTACATATTCAGAGactaatattgtttttgttgCAAAGAGGTACCAAAGCTTTTAATGTAGTTATTGGTGGACTCTTTGTAGCATCCTTAGAGGGTTTTGCTACG TTGATAAGTACGTCGATATCTTACTTTACTGTCATATATTCTACGGAACGATAA
- the LOC105285842 gene encoding uncharacterized protein LOC105285842 isoform X4: MTLKCLWPYERSKLIRLQLILLYSTVISFIIFQFTVFTTAKCSANLVIEILGIAFFFIFIMINYNSYYFNMDNVKHLLEQLQDMYDELTDEIEIAIIQKYWSMARRNTEVLTLILLCGIFVGVFNAFLPNILDAALSTNKSQSPSTLHIMTEYFIDQKKYFYLIMMHKEAASCIGVTAIVATGTMTMLYFQHACGMFMIASYRIEQATSSINLSDSNKRNKDLTCMGIIYAIDMHRKAMRFVNHILSAFHIYYFFMIAAAVISVSFISFRILEGLSSGCRIEQLLSPFLYLITLYIYMFLGNKTAQEITDHNNHVFATVCNIQWYIAPLHIQRLILFLLQRGTKAFNVVIGGLFVASLEGFATLISTSISYFTVIYSTER; the protein is encoded by the exons GTTTGTGGCCTTATGAACGATCCAAACTTATTCGTCTGCAGCTGATACTGCTGTATAGTACTGtgataagttttattatattccag ttTACGGTGTTTACCACTGCAAAATGTTCTGCAAATCTCGTTATCGAGATTCTTGGTAtcgcattttttttcatttttattatgataaattacaACTCATACTATTTTAATATGGATAAT GTAAAGCATTTATTGGAACAACTTCAGGATATGTATGATGAGTTAACAGACGAAATTGAAATCGccattatacaaaaatattggaGTATGGCAAGACGTAATACTGAAGTACTTACGC TGATACTCTTATGTGGCATATTTGTTGGTgtttttaatgcatttttacCAAATATTCTCGACGCTGCATTGTCTACAAATAAATCCCAATCTCCTTCAACATTACACATCATGacagaatattttatcgatcaaaaaaaatatttttatttaattatgatgCATAAAGAAGCAGCCAGCTGCATAGGAGTTACTGCTATAGTAGCAACGGGAACAATGACTATGCTGTACTTTCAACATGCTTGTGGAATGTTTATGATCGCCAG ttatcgCATCGAGCAAGCAACATCGAGCATTAATTTGTCAgatagtaataaaagaaataaggaTTTAACTTGTATGGGAATAATTTATGCCATTGATATGCATCGTAAGGCTATGAG GTTTGTGAATCATATACTGTCTgcttttcatatatattatttctttatgatTGCGGCCGCAGTGATTTCCGTGAGTTTCATTTCTTTTCGA ATTTTGGAAGGTCTATCCTCTGGATGTCGTATTGAACAACTACTATCAccattcttatatttaattaccctttatatatatatgtttctgGGCAACAAAACTGCGCAAGAAATCACGGATCATAATAATCACGTATTTGCTACtgt ATGTAACATTCAATGGTACATAGCTCCTTTACATATTCAGAGactaatattgtttttgttgCAAAGAGGTACCAAAGCTTTTAATGTAGTTATTGGTGGACTCTTTGTAGCATCCTTAGAGGGTTTTGCTACG TTGATAAGTACGTCGATATCTTACTTTACTGTCATATATTCTACGGAACGATAA
- the LOC105285843 gene encoding uncharacterized protein LOC105285843 isoform X1, which produces MYLMLAEMIFSVIQYFNLNRILLLMIGLWPQKQTKLVRLQIILCYFILTSFIVVQFMTFATSKISLQLIIDVFPAAFFFLSYMIKYSSFYFNRDVVKYLLDIVQHTYNELKDESEIAIIKKHWNIARRYTKVLTIFSIFGVFGLISVPILPHIIDVSWPANKSRRCSSSQILTEYFIDQEKYFYLILVHMYAALYVGAAAMVSTGAMSVVYFQHVCGMFKVASYRIKQSMTNNVLQSDCLQKENLICKGIICAVDMHRKALKILELFLSKFNIFYFFLIPSAQISLSFSLFQVFNGVLSGYNIVRLISPCIYATVHYANVCVANSFAQKITDYNSHIFVTVYNVKWYVAPLRTQKLILFLLQKGTKVFNLVVGGLFTASLEGLAVLTNATLSYFIVIYSAG; this is translated from the exons ATGTATCTAATGCTCGCAGAGATGATATTTTCTGTGATTCAATATTTCAATCTTAATCGGATTCTTCTGCTCATGATTGGATTGTGGCCTCAAAAACAAACTAAACTCGTAcgattacaaataattttatgctatTTTATCCTGACAAGTTTTATTGTAGTTCAG TTTATGACATTTGCGACTTCAAAGATCAGTCTGCAGTTGATCATCGATGTTTTTCCTGccgctttctttttcctttcctacatgataaaatacagctcattttattttaaccgCGATGTA GTAAAGTATTTACTAGATATAGTTCAACACACATATAACGAGTTAAAAGATGAGAGTGAAATTGCCATTATAAAAAAGCATTGGAATATTGCAAGACGTTATACTAAAGTACTAACAA tATTCAGCATATTCGGTGTATTTGGACTTATCTCCGTTCCAATCTTGCCGCACATTATTGATGTTTCATGGCCTGCAAACAAATCTCGACGATGTTCATCGTCACAAATCTTGACAGAGTATTTTAtcgatcaagaaaaatatttctatttgatTTTAGTGCACATGTATGCAGCCCTTTATGTAGGAGCGGCTGCAATGGTATCAACAGGAGCAATGTCTGTAGTATACTTTCAACATGTTTGCGGAATGTTCAAGGTTGCCAG TTATCGTATAAAACAGTCTATGACGAATAATGTTTTGCAATCAGATTGTTTGCAAAAAGAGAATTTGATTTGTAAGGGAATTATTTGTGCCGTGGACATGCATCGTAAGGCTCTAAA aatcCTAGAACTTTTTCTATCTAAATTTAACATATTCTACTTCTTTCTCATACCTTCCGCACAGATTTCCTTAAGCTTCAGCCTTTTTCAG GTTTTTAATGGAGTTCTTTCTggatataatattgtaagatTGATATCACCTTGCATATATGCAACTGTTCATTATGCAAATGTATGCGTCGCAAACAGCTTCGCACAAAAAATTACAGATTACAACAGTCACATATTTGTTACTGT GTATAACGTTAAATGGTATGTAGCTCCCTTACGTACACAgaagttaatattatttttgctgcAAAAGGGCACGAAAGTTTTCAATTTGGTTGTCGGTGGATTGTTTACGGCATCTTTGGAAGGTCTTGCTGtg CTAACGAACGCGACGTTATCTTACTTCATCGTTATATACTCTGCTGGgtaa
- the LOC105285843 gene encoding uncharacterized protein LOC105285843 isoform X2, translated as MYLMLAEMIFSVIQYFNLNRILLLMIGLWPQKQTKLVRLQIILCYFILTSFIVVQVKYLLDIVQHTYNELKDESEIAIIKKHWNIARRYTKVLTIFSIFGVFGLISVPILPHIIDVSWPANKSRRCSSSQILTEYFIDQEKYFYLILVHMYAALYVGAAAMVSTGAMSVVYFQHVCGMFKVASYRIKQSMTNNVLQSDCLQKENLICKGIICAVDMHRKALKILELFLSKFNIFYFFLIPSAQISLSFSLFQVFNGVLSGYNIVRLISPCIYATVHYANVCVANSFAQKITDYNSHIFVTVYNVKWYVAPLRTQKLILFLLQKGTKVFNLVVGGLFTASLEGLAVLTNATLSYFIVIYSAG; from the exons ATGTATCTAATGCTCGCAGAGATGATATTTTCTGTGATTCAATATTTCAATCTTAATCGGATTCTTCTGCTCATGATTGGATTGTGGCCTCAAAAACAAACTAAACTCGTAcgattacaaataattttatgctatTTTATCCTGACAAGTTTTATTGTAGTTCAG GTAAAGTATTTACTAGATATAGTTCAACACACATATAACGAGTTAAAAGATGAGAGTGAAATTGCCATTATAAAAAAGCATTGGAATATTGCAAGACGTTATACTAAAGTACTAACAA tATTCAGCATATTCGGTGTATTTGGACTTATCTCCGTTCCAATCTTGCCGCACATTATTGATGTTTCATGGCCTGCAAACAAATCTCGACGATGTTCATCGTCACAAATCTTGACAGAGTATTTTAtcgatcaagaaaaatatttctatttgatTTTAGTGCACATGTATGCAGCCCTTTATGTAGGAGCGGCTGCAATGGTATCAACAGGAGCAATGTCTGTAGTATACTTTCAACATGTTTGCGGAATGTTCAAGGTTGCCAG TTATCGTATAAAACAGTCTATGACGAATAATGTTTTGCAATCAGATTGTTTGCAAAAAGAGAATTTGATTTGTAAGGGAATTATTTGTGCCGTGGACATGCATCGTAAGGCTCTAAA aatcCTAGAACTTTTTCTATCTAAATTTAACATATTCTACTTCTTTCTCATACCTTCCGCACAGATTTCCTTAAGCTTCAGCCTTTTTCAG GTTTTTAATGGAGTTCTTTCTggatataatattgtaagatTGATATCACCTTGCATATATGCAACTGTTCATTATGCAAATGTATGCGTCGCAAACAGCTTCGCACAAAAAATTACAGATTACAACAGTCACATATTTGTTACTGT GTATAACGTTAAATGGTATGTAGCTCCCTTACGTACACAgaagttaatattatttttgctgcAAAAGGGCACGAAAGTTTTCAATTTGGTTGTCGGTGGATTGTTTACGGCATCTTTGGAAGGTCTTGCTGtg CTAACGAACGCGACGTTATCTTACTTCATCGTTATATACTCTGCTGGgtaa
- the LOC105285843 gene encoding uncharacterized protein LOC105285843 isoform X3 yields MTFATSKISLQLIIDVFPAAFFFLSYMIKYSSFYFNRDVVKYLLDIVQHTYNELKDESEIAIIKKHWNIARRYTKVLTIFSIFGVFGLISVPILPHIIDVSWPANKSRRCSSSQILTEYFIDQEKYFYLILVHMYAALYVGAAAMVSTGAMSVVYFQHVCGMFKVASYRIKQSMTNNVLQSDCLQKENLICKGIICAVDMHRKALKILELFLSKFNIFYFFLIPSAQISLSFSLFQVFNGVLSGYNIVRLISPCIYATVHYANVCVANSFAQKITDYNSHIFVTVYNVKWYVAPLRTQKLILFLLQKGTKVFNLVVGGLFTASLEGLAVLTNATLSYFIVIYSAG; encoded by the exons ATGACATTTGCGACTTCAAAGATCAGTCTGCAGTTGATCATCGATGTTTTTCCTGccgctttctttttcctttcctacatgataaaatacagctcattttattttaaccgCGATGTA GTAAAGTATTTACTAGATATAGTTCAACACACATATAACGAGTTAAAAGATGAGAGTGAAATTGCCATTATAAAAAAGCATTGGAATATTGCAAGACGTTATACTAAAGTACTAACAA tATTCAGCATATTCGGTGTATTTGGACTTATCTCCGTTCCAATCTTGCCGCACATTATTGATGTTTCATGGCCTGCAAACAAATCTCGACGATGTTCATCGTCACAAATCTTGACAGAGTATTTTAtcgatcaagaaaaatatttctatttgatTTTAGTGCACATGTATGCAGCCCTTTATGTAGGAGCGGCTGCAATGGTATCAACAGGAGCAATGTCTGTAGTATACTTTCAACATGTTTGCGGAATGTTCAAGGTTGCCAG TTATCGTATAAAACAGTCTATGACGAATAATGTTTTGCAATCAGATTGTTTGCAAAAAGAGAATTTGATTTGTAAGGGAATTATTTGTGCCGTGGACATGCATCGTAAGGCTCTAAA aatcCTAGAACTTTTTCTATCTAAATTTAACATATTCTACTTCTTTCTCATACCTTCCGCACAGATTTCCTTAAGCTTCAGCCTTTTTCAG GTTTTTAATGGAGTTCTTTCTggatataatattgtaagatTGATATCACCTTGCATATATGCAACTGTTCATTATGCAAATGTATGCGTCGCAAACAGCTTCGCACAAAAAATTACAGATTACAACAGTCACATATTTGTTACTGT GTATAACGTTAAATGGTATGTAGCTCCCTTACGTACACAgaagttaatattatttttgctgcAAAAGGGCACGAAAGTTTTCAATTTGGTTGTCGGTGGATTGTTTACGGCATCTTTGGAAGGTCTTGCTGtg CTAACGAACGCGACGTTATCTTACTTCATCGTTATATACTCTGCTGGgtaa
- the LOC105285845 gene encoding uncharacterized protein LOC105285845 produces the protein MICIQTQDFNINRILLLLIGLWPYQRSKMVHFQVILFFGIMACSVILQITIFITIECTTDILISIVSTTLYVLAYMIIYISFWINMHTVRYLLEQLQCICNELKDANEITIIKKYGNKTKCQTIMLLSITLCGLLIFISLTIWPRIIDIDIVLLINDSQPCHARHAIITEYFLDEERYFYLVLLQMYVTFFIGGFTMTATGTMLLGYIKYICGMFKIASYRIEHAMMINMLENIKVKEEIGINKRIIYGIQIHSKAMKFSKFLISSFEGMFLASICIAILVLSLNLFGMFRYVLVKDAGKSVLHSIMVVLLLVLMFLANSASQDIIDYNNDVFSAACNIQWYVAPLRTQKLILFLLQRGNTIFNLRIAGVFTGSFECFATMTKQAISYFTVIYSTQQ, from the exons ATGATCTGCATTCAGACACAAGACTTTAATATCAATCGAATTCTTCTGCTCCTAATCGGCTTATGGCCTTATCAGCGATCAAAAATGGTTCACTTTCAGGTAATCTTGTTCTTTGGTATTATGGCATGCTCTGTTATACTTCAG attacaatatttataactatAGAATGCACCACTGACATTCTTATCAGTATTGTTTCTACGACGCTATATGTTCTTGCATATATGATCATATATATTTCGTTCTGGATTAACATGCATacg GTGAGATATTTATTGGAACAATTGCAATGCATCTGCAATGAACTTAAGGATGCAAATGAAATcactattataaaaaaatatggaaacaaaacaaaatgtcAAACCATTATGCTTCTAT CAATTACTTTATGCGGCTTGCTTATTTTCATTTCACTGACCATTTGGCCACGGattattgatattgatattgttCTGCTTATAAACGACTCACAACCATGTCACGCCAGACATGCTATTATAACTGAGTACTTTCTCGATGAAGAAAGGTATTTCTACTTAGTCCTGTTGCAAATGTacgtaacattttttataggAGGGTTTACAATGACAGCGACAGGAACAATGCTCCTGggttatatcaaatatatctgtggaatgtttaaaattgccag TTACCGCATTGAACATGCAATGATGATTAACATGCTCGAAAATATCAAAGTGAAAGAGGAAATTggtattaacaaaagaataatCTATGGCATTCAAATCCATAGTAAAGCTATGAA atTTTCTAAGTTTTTGATATCTAGTTTTGAAGGAATGTTCTTGGCTTCAATATGTATTGCTATACTTGTCTTGAGTCTAAATCTTTTTGGG ATGTTTCGTTATGTTTTGGTTAAAGATGCAGGAAAAAGTGTTCTACACAGTATAATGGTAGTTTTATTACTCGTGTTAATGTTTTTAGCTAATTCTGCCAGTCAAGATATCATAGATTACAATAATGATGTATTTTCTGCGgc GTGCAATATTCAATGGTACGTAGCACCCTTACGCACACAGAAACTGATACTATTTTTACTGCAAAGaggtaatacaattttcaaTCTAAGGATTGCTGGAGTATTTACAGGATCTTTTGAATGCTTCGCTACA atgACGAAACAAGCGATATCTTACTTCACCGTTATATATTCTACGCAGCAATGA